In Pseudobythopirellula maris, a single window of DNA contains:
- a CDS encoding molybdopterin molybdotransferase MoeA, which produces MSELLTVDEALALVTAEARSLEPRRVALKTALGCLLAEEAVSDVDSPPHDKAMMDGFAVVASDTSAEREVVETVMAGAVPTVALGPGQATRIMTGAPLPAGADAVIPVERSETLGEGRVRFLGPTIAAGKHVMRRGESVAAGDVVVAEGARVRPIEIAVLAEAGCAEPSVVPAPRVAVLSTGDELVGADQKPRAGQIRNSNGPMLVAAVRDAGATPLDLGAAVDTPQALRLALGAGLARADVLLLSGGVSAGDKDLVPGLLAELGVRKVFHKVAVKPGKPLWFGVRDASENDPSGAGHRCWVFGLPGNPVSSLVGFSLFVRPLLAALGGAPFVQPATAPVRLARAFSQPPGRETYLPARVDAGVAQVLPWRGSADIAALAGANALLRVPAAGGEFAAGQQLDALLI; this is translated from the coding sequence ATGTCGGAACTCCTCACCGTTGACGAAGCGCTCGCCCTAGTGACGGCCGAAGCCCGGTCCTTGGAGCCGCGCCGCGTGGCGCTCAAGACGGCGTTAGGTTGCCTGTTGGCCGAGGAAGCGGTGAGCGATGTCGACTCGCCGCCGCACGACAAGGCGATGATGGACGGCTTTGCGGTCGTCGCTTCGGACACGTCGGCCGAACGCGAGGTGGTCGAGACGGTCATGGCCGGCGCCGTGCCTACGGTCGCCCTCGGGCCGGGGCAAGCGACGCGCATCATGACCGGCGCCCCACTGCCGGCGGGCGCCGACGCGGTGATCCCCGTCGAGCGGAGCGAGACGCTCGGCGAGGGCCGGGTCCGGTTCTTGGGTCCCACGATCGCCGCGGGCAAGCACGTGATGCGCCGCGGCGAGTCGGTCGCGGCGGGCGATGTGGTGGTCGCCGAAGGCGCGCGGGTGCGGCCGATCGAGATCGCCGTGCTGGCCGAGGCGGGTTGCGCCGAGCCGAGCGTGGTCCCCGCCCCGCGGGTTGCGGTGCTCTCGACCGGCGACGAGCTCGTGGGCGCCGACCAGAAGCCCCGGGCGGGCCAGATCCGCAACTCGAACGGCCCGATGCTCGTCGCCGCGGTGCGCGACGCGGGCGCCACGCCGCTCGACCTTGGCGCCGCGGTCGACACGCCGCAGGCCCTCCGGCTGGCGCTGGGCGCCGGCCTCGCCCGGGCCGACGTGCTGCTGCTGAGCGGCGGCGTGTCGGCGGGCGACAAAGACCTGGTCCCCGGCCTGCTGGCCGAACTCGGCGTGCGCAAGGTCTTCCACAAAGTCGCCGTCAAACCGGGCAAGCCGCTCTGGTTTGGCGTTCGCGACGCGAGCGAGAACGACCCCTCGGGGGCCGGCCACCGCTGCTGGGTCTTCGGCCTGCCGGGCAACCCGGTGAGCAGTTTGGTCGGTTTCTCGCTGTTTGTCCGCCCGCTGCTCGCCGCCCTGGGGGGCGCCCCCTTCGTGCAGCCCGCCACGGCGCCGGTGCGGCTCGCCAGGGCGTTCTCGCAGCCGCCGGGGCGTGAGACTTACCTGCCGGCCCGCGTCGATGCAGGCGTGGCCCAGGTGCTGCCGTGGCGTGGCTCGGCTGATATCGCCGCTTTGGCGGGGGCGAATGCTCTGTTGCGAGTACCCGCAGCGGGAGGCGAGTTCGCTGCTGGCCAACAGCTCGACGCGCTGCTGATTTAG
- a CDS encoding anthranilate synthase component II, with the protein MILIVDNYDSFTFNLVQRLGEIDPSLDIRVVRNDEHTVEELAAMKPDRLIVSPGPCTPSEAGVSVECVQHFAGKLPLLGVCLGHQSIAQALGATIVRAKNLMHGKTDQIHYAEGSRLLAGLDNPFQATRYHSLVIDPNTLPDELVATAWCDEPHGGREIMAVEHKELPLFGVQFHPESFLTHQGSQLLKRFLEL; encoded by the coding sequence ATGATCCTGATTGTCGACAACTACGATTCATTCACGTTCAACCTCGTGCAGCGGCTGGGCGAGATCGACCCCTCGCTCGACATCCGCGTGGTGCGCAACGACGAGCACACGGTCGAAGAGCTGGCGGCCATGAAGCCCGACCGGCTGATCGTCTCGCCCGGGCCCTGCACCCCGAGCGAGGCGGGCGTTTCGGTCGAGTGCGTCCAGCATTTCGCCGGCAAGCTGCCGCTGCTGGGCGTCTGCCTCGGGCATCAATCGATCGCCCAGGCGCTCGGCGCCACGATCGTGCGGGCCAAGAACCTGATGCACGGCAAGACCGATCAGATCCACTACGCCGAGGGGAGCCGGCTGCTCGCGGGCCTCGACAACCCGTTCCAGGCGACCCGCTACCACAGCCTGGTGATCGACCCCAACACGCTGCCCGATGAGCTGGTCGCCACCGCCTGGTGCGACGAGCCGCACGGCGGCCGCGAGATCATGGCCGTTGAGCACAAGGAACTGCCGCTGTTCGGCGTGCAGTTCCACCCGGAGAGTTTTCTCACGCACCAGGGCAGCCAGCTGCTGAAGCGCTTCTTAGAATTGTGA
- a CDS encoding M20/M25/M40 family metallo-hydrolase: MAKKGTAVPLSELEQAVSDREAEDLVTRLLATRGGSGCEAEVMAIVASELAKAGLPEGKLSHDTAHRRSVHGGEIGNAILRMPGKRKGPRRLFSAHTDTVPICLGARPVKKNGFITSSDPATGLGADDRSGTAVLLTTAIALLRTGAAHLPLTLLWLVQEETGLHGAKNVTVSKLGGAEEGYNFDGGDSAKLRVGATGAFRLDITVSGIPSHAGMAPEKGVSAIAIASVAIADLVENGWQGLIEKGKKTGTSNIGVFHGGEATNVLTDRVKLRGEARSHDPAFRKRIVSEIEKAFARAAKKLKTSEGRRGAVAIEVRQDYESFRLKDSDPVVVAATMAIEHCCGVSDPVMAVANGGLDANWLTAHGVPTVTMGCGQENIHTVDERLNLKDFHLARRIALRLATSP; encoded by the coding sequence ATGGCGAAAAAAGGCACCGCGGTCCCGCTCTCCGAACTCGAACAGGCCGTCTCCGACCGCGAGGCGGAGGACCTGGTCACCCGGCTCTTGGCCACCCGCGGCGGCAGCGGCTGCGAGGCGGAGGTGATGGCGATCGTGGCGTCGGAGCTGGCGAAGGCGGGCCTGCCGGAGGGCAAGCTCAGTCACGACACGGCCCACCGCCGCAGTGTTCACGGCGGCGAGATCGGCAACGCCATCCTCCGCATGCCCGGCAAGCGGAAGGGCCCCCGCCGGCTCTTCTCGGCCCACACCGACACGGTGCCGATCTGCCTCGGCGCCCGGCCGGTGAAGAAGAACGGCTTTATCACCTCCAGCGACCCCGCCACGGGCCTGGGGGCCGACGACCGCTCGGGCACGGCCGTGCTGCTCACGACCGCGATCGCGCTGCTCCGCACCGGCGCGGCGCACCTGCCGCTCACTCTGCTGTGGCTCGTGCAGGAAGAGACCGGCCTGCACGGCGCGAAGAACGTGACCGTCTCGAAGCTCGGCGGCGCCGAAGAGGGCTACAACTTCGACGGCGGGGACTCGGCCAAGCTGCGTGTCGGCGCCACCGGGGCGTTCCGGCTCGACATCACGGTGAGCGGCATCCCGAGCCACGCCGGCATGGCGCCCGAGAAGGGGGTGAGCGCCATCGCTATCGCTTCGGTGGCGATCGCCGACCTCGTGGAGAACGGCTGGCAGGGGCTCATCGAGAAGGGCAAGAAGACCGGCACGAGCAACATCGGCGTGTTCCACGGCGGCGAGGCGACCAACGTGCTCACCGACCGCGTGAAGCTCCGCGGCGAGGCCCGCAGCCACGACCCGGCGTTCCGCAAGCGGATCGTCTCGGAGATCGAGAAGGCGTTCGCCCGCGCGGCCAAGAAGCTCAAGACCAGCGAAGGACGCCGTGGCGCCGTCGCCATTGAGGTGCGGCAGGACTACGAGTCGTTCCGGCTGAAAGATTCCGACCCGGTGGTTGTCGCCGCCACGATGGCGATCGAACACTGCTGCGGCGTTTCGGACCCGGTGATGGCCGTGGCCAACGGCGGGTTGGACGCCAACTGGCTCACCGCCCACGGCGTGCCGACCGTGACCATGGGTTGTGGCCAGGAGAACATCCACACCGTGGACGAGCGGCTCAACCTGAAGGACTTCCACTTGGCGCGGCGCATCGCCCTGCGACTGGCGACCAGTCCCTGA
- a CDS encoding (2Fe-2S)-binding protein — protein MNPDDELCLCFHVSRRKVENYLRVERVRAASQLSECHGAGTGCGWCRPFLRRLFEAHCASTSGAETAAELPTPEAYAAERADYVRQGGGAPPPGATPIE, from the coding sequence TTGAATCCCGACGACGAACTCTGCCTCTGCTTCCACGTCTCGCGTCGCAAGGTGGAGAACTACCTGCGGGTCGAGCGGGTGCGGGCCGCCTCGCAGCTCTCCGAGTGCCACGGCGCCGGCACGGGCTGCGGCTGGTGCCGGCCGTTCCTGCGGCGGCTTTTCGAGGCCCACTGTGCTAGTACGTCAGGGGCGGAAACGGCCGCCGAACTGCCGACGCCCGAGGCGTACGCCGCGGAGCGGGCGGACTACGTCCGCCAAGGCGGCGGCGCCCCGCCGCCCGGCGCCACGCCGATCGAGTAG
- a CDS encoding DUF4254 domain-containing protein, translated as MTLDAAVLVRQITELQAEAVVRWHVLDGRQHPLDNPYTGLLSVACQQHQFNYQLWHEEDVARRRDVTDERIAQVKRAIDGFNQQRNDWIERIDETLIGSLGAWGVEPVEGARLNTETPGSAVDRLSIMSLRVFHLEEELSRDGVDRAHVEKVRTKLARCEEQAADLAHSLTELLEDIFAGRKLLKVYRQMKMYNDPTLNPYLNGAARKAG; from the coding sequence ATGACGCTCGACGCCGCCGTGCTGGTGCGCCAAATCACCGAACTCCAGGCCGAAGCCGTCGTGCGCTGGCACGTGCTCGACGGGCGCCAGCACCCGCTCGACAACCCGTACACCGGCCTGCTCTCGGTTGCCTGCCAGCAGCACCAGTTCAATTACCAGCTGTGGCACGAGGAAGACGTGGCCCGGCGCCGCGACGTAACCGACGAGCGGATCGCCCAGGTCAAGCGCGCGATCGACGGCTTCAATCAGCAGCGCAACGACTGGATCGAGCGCATCGACGAGACGCTGATCGGCTCGCTCGGCGCGTGGGGCGTCGAGCCCGTCGAAGGAGCGCGGCTCAACACCGAGACCCCCGGCTCGGCCGTCGACCGGCTGTCGATCATGTCGCTCCGTGTATTCCACCTGGAGGAAGAGCTCAGCCGCGACGGCGTCGACCGGGCGCACGTGGAGAAGGTCCGCACGAAACTCGCCCGCTGCGAGGAGCAGGCGGCCGATCTGGCCCACTCGCTCACCGAGCTGCTCGAAGACATCTTCGCCGGCCGCAAGCTGCTGAAGGTCTACCGCCAGATGAAGATGTACAATGACCCGACGCTCAACCCGTACCTGAACGGCGCGGCCCGCAAAGCGGGCTGA